The Metamycoplasma phocicerebrale genome includes a region encoding these proteins:
- the cas2 gene encoding CRISPR-associated endonuclease Cas2, which produces MKIILMYDVSMDEDNLTLYNKFRNSLIKLGYFRIQYSIYVKTIGFQTLYPYEKEKLMKIIPKKSNVRVLLVTENQYSNMDILMGEKSLNEYCNEKERYIEL; this is translated from the coding sequence ATGAAAATTATATTAATGTATGATGTTTCAATGGATGAAGACAATTTAACCTTATATAATAAGTTTAGAAATTCATTAATTAAATTAGGGTATTTTAGAATTCAATATTCTATATATGTGAAAACTATAGGGTTTCAAACATTATATCCTTATGAAAAAGAAAAATTAATGAAAATAATTCCTAAAAAATCAAATGTTAGAGTTTTGTTGGTAACAGAAAATCAATATTCCAATATGGATATTTTAATGGGTGAAAAATCTTTAAATGAATATTGTAATGAAAAAGAAAGATATATTGAATTGTAA